A segment of the Symmachiella macrocystis genome:
CAATCGAAAATCGTACGCCAATCGGGACGCGGAAGCCCGCAGCGAGCTTCGAGCGCGTTCGGAATTGTGGCCAGTGAGATCTGCACGACGGTGATATACGCCCCTAAAACAGGGTTTCGGCTGACAAGACGCTGCTCTGATTCTCTGTTTTTCACGCTCCGATAACAAGAAGATTTCCCTCGGCGGCCCCCAAACAAGGTTCAATCCTCCGCCCGACTCCCATCGCCGCACATCTTCACAATCTTCGGATCAAACCGCGCCACAATATCGACCAAGTCTTGCTGCTCGCGCATCACGTCGTCGATGTTTTTGTACACGCCGGGAACTTCGTCGGCGCCGGCGGAGAGGATGGTGATCCCCTTGGCCGCCAAGTCCTTCTTCACCGCTTTGAAGTTGTACATGTCCTTCGCTTGCGTCCGCGACATGCGGCGGCCGGCGCCGTGGCTGGCGGAGTCGAAACTTTCCGGGTGCCCTTTGCCGCGGACGACGTAGGCCGGATCGGCCATCGAACCGGGAATCACACCCAACACACCCGCCCCCGCCGGCGTCGCTCCCTTGCGATGTACAATCAACTCCTTGCCGCCGTGCATCTCCTTCCAGGCAAAGTTGTGGTGGTTCTCCACCCCGGCAATCACCGCAGCTCCCAACAGGTCCGAGACGAGCCGGTGGATGACCGCATGGTTGGCAGCGGCGTATTCGCCCATCAGGTTCATTGCCGCCCAGTACTCCTGCCCCGCCTCGGAATCCATGTCCAGCCACGCCAAGCGTTGCACATCTTCGTAACGCTTCGGCAAACGCTTGCGAGCGATGCTGCTATAAACATTGCAGACCGACGCCCCCGCCCCACGGCTCCCGCTATGGCTGAGCAGCGCGACGTATTCCCCCGCATCCAGACCCAATTCCTCATCGCGCACGTCGAGCGTAAACACGCCGAACTCGACGAAGTGATTCCCCGAACCGGACGTCCCGAGTTGCCTCCAGGCTTTATCCTTGTTTTCGCGGGTCACGCGACAGACCGTCCAATCTTCGTCCATCACATCATGCTGTTGCGGCCGCTGGTGCGTGGAGCCCACGCCGAACCGCGTCCCCCCCTCGATGGCGTGCTTGCAGCGATGAAACTCTTCATCCAGCGCCGCCACCGGCAGGTCGAGCACCGAGAGTTTCATACGGCAAGCGATGTCCACCCCCACCGCATACGGCACGACCGCATTGTCCAGCGCCAACACCCCGCCAATCGGCAGACCGTAACCGATATGCGCATCGGGCATCAGCGCCCCGCCGACCGCCATCGGCAACGAACAGGACTGCCGCATCTGATGATGCGCACCCGCATCGATGTCGCTCCCCCAGGTACGATACTCAATCGGCTCCGGTCGCGTGAACTCAC
Coding sequences within it:
- a CDS encoding RtcB family protein, with amino-acid sequence MNNSQLRRIGVPDFCIKSALAAVQVLAKQRGVRGGAMKKQMRAVLAAPEDFVEDVDLGEFARDIIEDREFTRPEPIEYRTWGSDIDAGAHHQMRQSCSLPMAVGGALMPDAHIGYGLPIGGVLALDNAVVPYAVGVDIACRMKLSVLDLPVAALDEEFHRCKHAIEGGTRFGVGSTHQRPQQHDVMDEDWTVCRVTRENKDKAWRQLGTSGSGNHFVEFGVFTLDVRDEELGLDAGEYVALLSHSGSRGAGASVCNVYSSIARKRLPKRYEDVQRLAWLDMDSEAGQEYWAAMNLMGEYAAANHAVIHRLVSDLLGAAVIAGVENHHNFAWKEMHGGKELIVHRKGATPAGAGVLGVIPGSMADPAYVVRGKGHPESFDSASHGAGRRMSRTQAKDMYNFKAVKKDLAAKGITILSAGADEVPGVYKNIDDVMREQQDLVDIVARFDPKIVKMCGDGSRAED